A portion of the Desmodus rotundus isolate HL8 chromosome 8, HLdesRot8A.1, whole genome shotgun sequence genome contains these proteins:
- the QARS1 gene encoding glutamine--tRNA ligase isoform X1, producing the protein MMATVDSLSLFTGLGLSEHKARETLKNTALSGQLREAAIQAQQTLGSTIDKATGTLLYGLASRLRDPRRLSFLVSYIANKKIHTESQLSAALEYVRSHPLDPIDTVDFEQECGVGITVTPEQIEEAVEVAINRHRPQLLVERYHFNMGLLMGEARAVLKWADGKMIKHEVDMQVLHLLGPKTEADLEKKPKMAKARLEETDRRTTKDVVENGEVAGQTLSLMEQLRGEALKFHKPGENYKTPGYVTTPHTMDLLKQHLEITGGQVRTRFPPEPNGILHIGHAKAINFNFGYAKANNGICFLRFDDTNPEKEEAKFFTAICDMVAWLGYTPYKVTYASDYFDQLYAWAIELICRGQAYVCHQRGEELKGHNSLPSPWRDRPIEESLLLFEAMRKGKFSEGEATLRMKLVMEDGKMDPVAYRVKYTPHHRTGDTWCIYPTYDYTHCLCDSIEHITHSLCTKEFQARRSSYFWLCNALDVYCPVQWEYGRLNLHYAVVSKRKILQLVAAGAVRDWDDPRLFTLTALRRRGFPPEAINNFCARVGVTVAQTTMEPHLLEACVRDVLNDTAPRAMAVLEPLQVIITNFPAAKSLDIRVPNFPADETKGFHQVPFGSTVFIERTDFKEEPEPGYKRLARGQPVGLRHTGYVIELQRVVKGPSGCVESLEVTCRRADAGDKPKAFIHWVSQPLTCEIRLYERLFQHKNPEDPAEVPGGFLSDLNLASLQVVEAALVDCSVALAKPFDKFQFERLGYFSVDSDSHQGQLVFNRTVTLKEDPGKV; encoded by the exons ATGATGGCGACTGTCGACTCTCTGTCACTCTTTACCGGCCTAGGCCTGAGCGAGCACAAGGCGCGCGAGACGCTTAAGAACACCGCTCTGAGCGGTCAGCTGCGCGAGGCGGCCATCCAG GCACAGCAGACTCTGGGCTCCACCATCGACAAGGCTACTGGGACCCTGCTGTATGGCTTGGCCTCCCGACTCAGGGATCCCCGGCGTCTCTCTTTCCTTGTGAGCTACATAGCCAATAAGAAGATCCACACCGAGTCCCAGCTGAGCG CTGCCCTTGAGTATGTGAGAAGTCACCCCCTGGACCCCATCGACACCGTGGACTTTGAGCAGGAATGTGGTGTGGGCATCACTGTGACTCCAGAGCAAATTGAGGAGGCT GTGGAGGTTGCCATAAATCGCCACCGGCCCCAGCTTTTGGTAGAGCGTTATCATTTCAACATGGGCCTGCTGATGG GAGAGGCGCGGGCTGTGCTCAAGTGGGCAGATGGCAAAATGATCAAACATGAAGTGGACATGCAG GTCCTGCACCTTCTGGGTCCCAAGACGGAGGCTGATCTAGAGAAGAAGCCCAAG ATGGCAAAGGCTCGGCTGGAAGAAACAGACCGGAGGACAACCAAGGATGTGGTGGAGAATG GTGAGGTTGCTGGCCAGACCCTATCTCTGATGGAGCAGCTCCGAGGGGAGGCACTGAAGTTCCACAAGCCTG GTGAGAACTACAAGACCCCAGGCTATGTAACCACTCCACATACCATGGATCTACTGAAGCAGCACCTGGAGATCACTGGGGGACAG GTACGTACCCGGTTCCCGCCAGAACCCAATGGAATCCTGCATATTGGACATGCCAAAGCCATCAATTTCAACTTTGGCTATGCCAAG GCCAACAATGGGATCTGTTTTCTGCGCTTCGATGACACCAACCCTGAGAAAGAGGAAGCAAAGTTCTTCACTGCTATCTGCGACATGGTGGCCTGGCTGG GTTACACACCTTACAAGGTGACATATGCCTCTGACTATTTTGACCAGCTGTATGCCTGGGCTATAGAGCTCATCTGCAG GGGCCAGGCCTATGTGTGCCACCAGCGAGGAGAGGAGCTCAAAGGCCACAACTCTCTGCCATCGCCCTGGAGAGACCGTCCCATAGAGGAGTCACTGCTATTGTTCGAG GCAATGCGCAAGGGCAAGTTTTCAGAGGGCGAGGCCACGCTGCGGATGAAGTTAGTGATGGAGGATGGCAAGATGGACCCTGTGGCCTATCGAGTGAAGTATACACCACACCACCGCACAGGGGACACCTG GTGCATCTACCCCACTTATGACTACACGCACTGCCTCTGTGACTCCATCGAGCACATCACCCACTCACTCTGCACCAAGGAATTCCAGGCCCG ACGCTCTTCCTACTTCTGGCTGTGCAATGCTCTGGACGTCTATTGTCCTGTGCAGTGGGAATATGGCCGTCTCAACCTGCACTATGCAGTTGTCTCTAAGAGGAAGATTCTCCAGCTTGTGGCAGCTGGCGCTGTGCG GGACTGGGATGACCCACGGCTCTTCACGCTCACAGCCCTACGACGGCGGGGCTTCCCACCTGAGGCCATCAACAACTTCTGTGCTCGG GTGGGGGTGACAGTAGCACAGACCACAATGGAGCCACATCTGCTAGAAGCCTGCGTGCGTGATGTACTGAATGACACAGCCCCACGGGCCATGGCTGTGCTGGAGCCATTACAGGTCATCATCACCAACTTTCCTGCTGCCAAG TCTTTGGACATCCGGGTGCCCAACTTTCCAGCTGATGAGACCAAGGGCTTCCATCAGGTTCCCTTTGGATCCACTGTCTTCATTGAGAGGACTGACTTCAAGGAG GAACCAGAGCCTGGCTATAAGCGCCTGGCAAGGGGCCAGCCTGTGGGCTTGAGGCATACAGGCTATGTCATCGAGCTGCAGCGAGTCGTGAAG GGCCCTAGTGGCTGTGTGGAAAGCCTGGAGGTGACCTGCAGAAGGGCAGATGCTGGAGACAAGCCCAAGGCCTTTATTCACTGGGTGTCACAGCCTCTGACGTGTGAGATTCGCCTCTATGAGCGACT ATTCCAGCACAAGAACCCTGAGGATCCTGCTGAGGTGCCTGGTGGATTCTTAAGTGACCTGAACCTG GCATCACTACAAGTGGTGGAGGCGGCGCTAGTGGATTGTTCTGTGGCTCTGGCAAAGCCCTTCGACAAGTTCCAGTTTGAACGGCTCGGCTACTTCTCCGTGGATTCAGACAGCCACCAGGGACAG ctTGTCTTCAACCGGACCGTCACACTGAAAGAGGACCCAGGAAAGGTGTGA
- the QARS1 gene encoding glutamine--tRNA ligase isoform X2 has product MIKHEVDMQVLHLLGPKTEADLEKKPKMAKARLEETDRRTTKDVVENGEVAGQTLSLMEQLRGEALKFHKPGENYKTPGYVTTPHTMDLLKQHLEITGGQVRTRFPPEPNGILHIGHAKAINFNFGYAKANNGICFLRFDDTNPEKEEAKFFTAICDMVAWLGYTPYKVTYASDYFDQLYAWAIELICRGQAYVCHQRGEELKGHNSLPSPWRDRPIEESLLLFEAMRKGKFSEGEATLRMKLVMEDGKMDPVAYRVKYTPHHRTGDTWCIYPTYDYTHCLCDSIEHITHSLCTKEFQARRSSYFWLCNALDVYCPVQWEYGRLNLHYAVVSKRKILQLVAAGAVRDWDDPRLFTLTALRRRGFPPEAINNFCARVGVTVAQTTMEPHLLEACVRDVLNDTAPRAMAVLEPLQVIITNFPAAKSLDIRVPNFPADETKGFHQVPFGSTVFIERTDFKEEPEPGYKRLARGQPVGLRHTGYVIELQRVVKGPSGCVESLEVTCRRADAGDKPKAFIHWVSQPLTCEIRLYERLFQHKNPEDPAEVPGGFLSDLNLASLQVVEAALVDCSVALAKPFDKFQFERLGYFSVDSDSHQGQLVFNRTVTLKEDPGKV; this is encoded by the exons ATGATCAAACATGAAGTGGACATGCAG GTCCTGCACCTTCTGGGTCCCAAGACGGAGGCTGATCTAGAGAAGAAGCCCAAG ATGGCAAAGGCTCGGCTGGAAGAAACAGACCGGAGGACAACCAAGGATGTGGTGGAGAATG GTGAGGTTGCTGGCCAGACCCTATCTCTGATGGAGCAGCTCCGAGGGGAGGCACTGAAGTTCCACAAGCCTG GTGAGAACTACAAGACCCCAGGCTATGTAACCACTCCACATACCATGGATCTACTGAAGCAGCACCTGGAGATCACTGGGGGACAG GTACGTACCCGGTTCCCGCCAGAACCCAATGGAATCCTGCATATTGGACATGCCAAAGCCATCAATTTCAACTTTGGCTATGCCAAG GCCAACAATGGGATCTGTTTTCTGCGCTTCGATGACACCAACCCTGAGAAAGAGGAAGCAAAGTTCTTCACTGCTATCTGCGACATGGTGGCCTGGCTGG GTTACACACCTTACAAGGTGACATATGCCTCTGACTATTTTGACCAGCTGTATGCCTGGGCTATAGAGCTCATCTGCAG GGGCCAGGCCTATGTGTGCCACCAGCGAGGAGAGGAGCTCAAAGGCCACAACTCTCTGCCATCGCCCTGGAGAGACCGTCCCATAGAGGAGTCACTGCTATTGTTCGAG GCAATGCGCAAGGGCAAGTTTTCAGAGGGCGAGGCCACGCTGCGGATGAAGTTAGTGATGGAGGATGGCAAGATGGACCCTGTGGCCTATCGAGTGAAGTATACACCACACCACCGCACAGGGGACACCTG GTGCATCTACCCCACTTATGACTACACGCACTGCCTCTGTGACTCCATCGAGCACATCACCCACTCACTCTGCACCAAGGAATTCCAGGCCCG ACGCTCTTCCTACTTCTGGCTGTGCAATGCTCTGGACGTCTATTGTCCTGTGCAGTGGGAATATGGCCGTCTCAACCTGCACTATGCAGTTGTCTCTAAGAGGAAGATTCTCCAGCTTGTGGCAGCTGGCGCTGTGCG GGACTGGGATGACCCACGGCTCTTCACGCTCACAGCCCTACGACGGCGGGGCTTCCCACCTGAGGCCATCAACAACTTCTGTGCTCGG GTGGGGGTGACAGTAGCACAGACCACAATGGAGCCACATCTGCTAGAAGCCTGCGTGCGTGATGTACTGAATGACACAGCCCCACGGGCCATGGCTGTGCTGGAGCCATTACAGGTCATCATCACCAACTTTCCTGCTGCCAAG TCTTTGGACATCCGGGTGCCCAACTTTCCAGCTGATGAGACCAAGGGCTTCCATCAGGTTCCCTTTGGATCCACTGTCTTCATTGAGAGGACTGACTTCAAGGAG GAACCAGAGCCTGGCTATAAGCGCCTGGCAAGGGGCCAGCCTGTGGGCTTGAGGCATACAGGCTATGTCATCGAGCTGCAGCGAGTCGTGAAG GGCCCTAGTGGCTGTGTGGAAAGCCTGGAGGTGACCTGCAGAAGGGCAGATGCTGGAGACAAGCCCAAGGCCTTTATTCACTGGGTGTCACAGCCTCTGACGTGTGAGATTCGCCTCTATGAGCGACT ATTCCAGCACAAGAACCCTGAGGATCCTGCTGAGGTGCCTGGTGGATTCTTAAGTGACCTGAACCTG GCATCACTACAAGTGGTGGAGGCGGCGCTAGTGGATTGTTCTGTGGCTCTGGCAAAGCCCTTCGACAAGTTCCAGTTTGAACGGCTCGGCTACTTCTCCGTGGATTCAGACAGCCACCAGGGACAG ctTGTCTTCAACCGGACCGTCACACTGAAAGAGGACCCAGGAAAGGTGTGA